ACTTAAAGAACCAATATTCATGATATAGAATGTACAGGCTGTATTTTTATGAAAAGCAACAGTGTATTCTAATGCATTAAAGGAATGCTCAGAAAAATCGGTAGGTACTAAAATCTGCTTCATTAAATGGTTTAAATACTTAAGCGCAAAAGTATAAAGCCATTAGTTTCTAAAAAATGATAAATATCATCACGTAGTAAAATTAGTGTTCTTTAAATTTATTAAGTGATGTATTGTAGTGCCTTAAGTTCTTTTATTTTTATATTTCGACCATCAATCTCAATTAAACCTTCTTTTTTGAAACCCGATAAAGTACGTATTAAACTTTCTGTGGCAATACCTGCAACACTAGCTAGATCACTTCTAGAAATTTTTATAGGATCATTAGTTTGGGTATTCATAATCTCCGAAAACTGTAAAAGTGTTTGAGCTGTTTTTTTTCGGACAGAGCTGTAAGCCATTTGCAAGAGTTGCTGTTTAATCTCTTTTATATTTCCTGATAATAATTCTACCAATTCTAAGGATATATTGTGATTTCTTTCTAAAATTGCCTTTAAATTTTCTTTTGAAATACCGGCAAGAACAACATCTTCCATTGCAGTAGCAGATTCTTGATAAGGTACATTTTTTAAGAATGATGTAAAGCCTAAAAAATCATCTGCTCGGTATAAAGACGTAATTAATTGTTTCCCATCTTCATCCATAGAATGGCATTTAATAACTCCTTTTAATACTAAAAAAATAGTGTTGGAAGCATTACCTTCTTTGTAGATGATGCTGCCTTGGGAGAAGGTCAATTCGTCTCCATTATCATCAAAAAAATTCTTCAATTCATTTAAATCCAGAATGCTGTCTTCTGAGTTTTCTTCTTTGTTATGCGCAGCAGTTGCATTTAGCTTTAAAATCTCATGTTTGGCTAGCCTACTTTCAATAGCGCTAATTAAATCTTCTTCTTCAAAGGGCTTGGTTAGATAATCATCTGCACCTAAATCCATCCCTTTCCTAATTTCCTTATGTTCTGTTTTTGCAGAAAGGAATATAAACGGAATTTGTTTTGTGATTTTATCCTCATTAAGGGCTTTTAAAACACCATAGCCATCTACTTCTGGCATCATAATATCACAAAGAATAATATCTGGCACTAATTCTTTAGCAGCTAGAATTCCTATTTTACCATTTGGAGCGGTGGTTACTGCGTAACCAGCAAGATCTAAAAGTTCTTCCGTATTCTCACGAAGGGCTCTGTCATCTTCAATTAATAAAATAGTTTTCATGTGCTTATAATTTTAAATCTTTTGGTATGGTAATCGTGAAAATAGACCCTTCATTCTCAATGCTTGAGAACTCTAATGTGGTACTTAAGTTTTCTAGATGTTGCTGAGCAATGTTTAAGCCAATTCCTGTTCCTTGGGTTAACAAAGCATTTTCCGCTCTAAAGTAGCGATTAAAAATGTGTTTCTGTTCTTCTATAGGAATACCTATACCATGATCTACCACTTTAATATTAATTGTTGTTTCATTATTTTCTACAACAATATCAATAGCGGTGTTTTCTGGAGAGTATTTAATAGCATTATGTACTAGATTAGATAAGGCCAATGTTAGCGTTTTTTCATCAAAATATATAAAAATATCGTCTATATTTCTTGGGTAACTAATACGTTGCCCAGTTTTAAGTAACATATTAGCATTGTAGATGACTTCATCTAATAATTTGCTTAATGGAAACTCATCTAAGTCATAATTTATTTTTCCGGAATCTAAACGTTCAACCGATAAAAAATCAGTCAGAATAGTATCAAGGTAACGCACTTTACTTTTTATGGT
This genomic stretch from Cellulophaga algicola DSM 14237 harbors:
- a CDS encoding response regulator, with amino-acid sequence MKTILLIEDDRALRENTEELLDLAGYAVTTAPNGKIGILAAKELVPDIILCDIMMPEVDGYGVLKALNEDKITKQIPFIFLSAKTEHKEIRKGMDLGADDYLTKPFEEEDLISAIESRLAKHEILKLNATAAHNKEENSEDSILDLNELKNFFDDNGDELTFSQGSIIYKEGNASNTIFLVLKGVIKCHSMDEDGKQLITSLYRADDFLGFTSFLKNVPYQESATAMEDVVLAGISKENLKAILERNHNISLELVELLSGNIKEIKQQLLQMAYSSVRKKTAQTLLQFSEIMNTQTNDPIKISRSDLASVAGIATESLIRTLSGFKKEGLIEIDGRNIKIKELKALQYIT